From a single Lates calcarifer isolate ASB-BC8 linkage group LG12, TLL_Latcal_v3, whole genome shotgun sequence genomic region:
- the draxina gene encoding draxin encodes MALSWSLLLTLLFATLALSHSSELGAPHGKRRQAQSSAGGSNALQHPLQGLQGHGYSRDRGGHGSQGARVAKGGAGLLSHRSLHPLARPEDDETGLEGLSPVRLEMGPGRDRDRMSMRDPPQTRENHLLGTRKGRGHGHGNGHGHGHHFEHRRQGSRRDKGRLCPGFPPEPELRSALKDRDLFEDPPSSLSASAASPSLSVTPPSEPPSPIAAVFGSGSSMVTTVMNEHPPTLPPASTKPQRSGRGKGQGEVMPTLDMALFDWTDYEDMKPVDTWPSSRKKDKRRSKNLSSGNVTVDADAIEPCDHHLDCLPGSCCDLRQHECKPHNRGLNNKCYDDCMCEEGFRCYAKFHRKRRVTRRRGRCVVPESVSSDQGGFITI; translated from the exons ATGGCTCTCTCCTGGAGTCTGCTTCTGACGTTGCTGTTTGCTACCCTGGCACTGTCGCACAGCTCTGAGCTTGGAGCTCCTCATGGTAAAAGGAGACAGGCACAGAGCTCAGCAGGTGGCAGCAATGCCCTACAGCACCCTCTGCAAGGTCTACAGGGTCATGGCTACAGCAGGGACCGAGGAGGGCATGGGAGCCAGGGGGCCCGTGTTGCCAAAGGTGGAGCCGGGCTCCTCTCCCACAGGTCCCTGCACCCCCTGGCCAGGCCTGAGGATGACGAAACAGGCCTGGAGGGTTTGAGCCCGGTGAGACTGGAGATGGGTCCAGGCAGGGACAGAGATCGAATGAGTATGAGGGATCCACCCCAGACCCGGGAAAACCACCTTCTGGGGACACGCAAAGGGAGAGGGCACGGACACGGGAATGGGCACGGGCACGGACACCACTTTGAACACAGAAGACAAGGGAGTCGGCGTGACAAGGGACG TCTCTGTCCAGGGTTTCCTCCAGAGCCTGAGCTGAGGTCTGCACTGAAGGACCGAGATCTGTTCGAGgaccctccctcctccctctccgcctctgctgcctccccctccctcaGTGTCACCCCGCCCAGCgaacccccctcccccatcGCCGCCGTCTTTGGCTCTGGCTCCTCCATGGTTACCACGGTGATGAACGAGCATCCCCCAACGCTGCCCCCGGCCTCCACCAAACCCCAG AGGTCTGGCCGAGGAAAAGGACAAGGAGAGGTGATGCCAACATTGGATATGGCACTGTTTGACTGGACGGACTATGAGGATATGAAACCTGTGGACACTTGGCCATCCTCCAGGAAGAAAG ACAAGAGGCGGAGTAAGAACCTCAGCAGTGGAAACGTGACTGTAGATGCTGATGCCATTGAGCCATGTGACCACCACCTGGACTGTCTCCCAG GTTCTTGTTGTGACCTGAGACAACATGAGTGCAAACCACACAACCGAGGCCTCAACAACAAATGCTACGATGACTGCATGTGTGAGGAAG GGTTTCGTTGTTATGCTAAATTCCACCGGAAGCGACGCGTAACCAGGAGGAGGGGTCGCTGCGTGGTACCAGAGTCAGTCAGCAGTGACCAAGGAGGGTTCATCACTATCTGA
- the agtrap gene encoding type-1 angiotensin II receptor-associated protein, whose amino-acid sequence MEIPAINLKAIVLLHWLLTVWGCMGLIPSSYSWSNFSVLAVGVWAIAQRDSIDAVLMFLMGMILTILTDIIHFGIYYTLIEHSTDRDHFSQGMAILSLLLKPVSCFFVYQMYRERGGDYNVNFGFPTVSRNRDAYQSIDQQDESSSPANPFNQAQNSNPGGRTY is encoded by the exons ATGGAAATCCCTGCCATAAATCTAAAG GCTATAGTACTGTTGCACTGGCTGCTTACAGTATG GGGATGCATgggtttgatccccagctcctaCTCTTGGTCGAACTTCAGTGTTTTAGCAGTTGGGGTCTGGGCCATTGCACAAAGGGACTCGATCGATGCTGTGCTCATG TTTCTGATGGGGATGATATTGACAATATTGACCGACATCATCCATTTTGGGATCTATTATACACTGATTGAGCACTCAACGGATAGGGACCACTTCAGCCAAGGAATGGCCATCCTCAGCCTGCTGCTCAAACCTGTGTCCTGCTTCTTTGTTTACCAAATGTACCGCGAACGTGGAGGAGATTACAACGTCAACTTTG GTTTCCCCACCGTATCACGAAACAGAGATGCCTACCAGTCCATTGACCAACAGGATGAGTCCTCCAGCCCAGCAAATCCCTTCAACCAGGCCCAGAACAGCAACCCAGGAGGCCGCACATACTGA